A region from the uncultured Holophaga sp. genome encodes:
- a CDS encoding type VI secretion system Vgr family protein, giving the protein MDLSLSALPDLSSLFDLFFRQASRLIRLHLPSDSGFVAGELLPHRLRGREGVNEDFRFELELMADSAHHPLESLQGLPIMVTVLTASGRQRELCSVVTEVRSEGSDGGAAYYRLILEPATVALRHTRCSRLLFGQSDLDAVLLLLNEELQANPVIAQCFHIENRCRSSYPVREMISLVNESKWDAIRRLLARSGISYTYISSDKSSPASPQHTLVLFDDPAQLESCACGAVPFHRVAGFETRDAISSWHARRTLQPGRVSRRTWTGNTWSLRSPEEPGVQGQGSYGQGLASTLEDYRYEGGQEHTQDEDLATQAAGVASRAREQRALSYLGGGSVRDFQAGQRFTLTGHPLHPAQDFVLLSVELEARNNLPLGLQELLKLTSEEGPVYRNTFTCIPASSPVVPEALLAPDPGLLTGTVVGPERSEIHTEEGGRIKVQLHFARPQDHDGAGASGTEADSVWLRVLQFGSSRGVGSHFIPRVGDEVLVGPLNQDPDHLVVMGILPGGIRQPGRFSEVSSLPADCALSGYRSQEHGGHRGNQLLFDDTPKELRTQLASDHARSELNLGWITAPRQGGQASPRGKGFELRSEAYGALRAPRGLLLSTEGGSQVLDAQGLLGQLGSAQSLAESIGQVATNHQMHPLGTLEAGKAAQEALAQKQGEVPAFGAPILALSSPGGIVSGTPESQHQSAGKELRLESGLDSAWVVGRRLVMAVREAFGVFVEKAGLKLTAGKGNVELSAHEGQMSLAAEQEVKILSTDKGVEILGKDQLRLCAGGVEMLLKDGKLTLTMPGNLEIHAASLQKLGPGSVEASLPSLPKGGEMAFDEQFCLLDRESQEPLVSQKYRIELEDGRVFRGTTDGEGKTMRVHTGNEALAMNVVLEF; this is encoded by the coding sequence ATGGACCTCTCCCTCAGTGCCCTGCCCGACCTCTCCAGCCTCTTCGATCTCTTCTTCCGTCAGGCCTCCCGCCTCATCCGGCTCCACCTGCCTTCCGACAGCGGCTTTGTGGCCGGAGAGCTCCTCCCCCACCGCCTCCGGGGCCGCGAGGGGGTCAACGAGGACTTCCGCTTCGAGCTTGAGCTCATGGCCGACAGCGCCCACCACCCCCTGGAGAGCCTCCAGGGCCTTCCCATCATGGTCACGGTCCTCACTGCCTCGGGGCGCCAGCGCGAGCTCTGCAGTGTGGTCACCGAAGTCCGCAGCGAGGGCTCCGACGGCGGGGCCGCTTACTATCGGCTCATTCTCGAACCCGCCACCGTCGCCCTCCGCCACACCCGCTGCTCCCGCCTCCTCTTCGGCCAGAGCGACCTGGACGCCGTCCTGCTCCTCCTCAACGAGGAACTCCAGGCCAACCCCGTCATCGCCCAGTGCTTCCACATCGAGAACCGCTGCCGCAGCAGCTACCCGGTGCGGGAGATGATCAGCCTGGTCAACGAGTCCAAGTGGGATGCCATCCGGCGCCTCCTGGCCCGCTCGGGCATCTCCTACACCTATATTTCCTCGGATAAGAGCAGCCCCGCCTCCCCCCAGCACACCCTGGTCCTCTTCGATGACCCCGCCCAGCTGGAGAGCTGCGCGTGCGGGGCCGTGCCCTTCCACCGCGTGGCGGGCTTCGAAACCCGGGACGCCATCTCGAGCTGGCACGCCCGGCGCACCCTCCAGCCCGGCCGCGTCAGCCGCCGCACCTGGACCGGCAACACCTGGAGCCTCCGGAGTCCCGAGGAGCCCGGGGTCCAGGGTCAGGGCAGCTATGGCCAGGGCCTGGCCTCCACCCTGGAGGACTACCGCTACGAGGGGGGCCAGGAGCACACCCAGGACGAGGATCTCGCCACCCAGGCCGCCGGGGTGGCCTCCAGGGCCAGGGAGCAGCGGGCCCTCAGCTACCTGGGGGGCGGCAGCGTCCGGGACTTCCAGGCGGGCCAGCGCTTCACCCTCACGGGGCACCCCCTCCACCCCGCCCAGGACTTCGTCCTCCTCTCGGTGGAACTGGAGGCCCGCAACAACCTGCCCCTGGGCCTCCAGGAGCTGCTGAAGCTGACCTCAGAAGAAGGCCCCGTCTACCGCAACACCTTCACCTGCATCCCCGCCAGCAGCCCCGTGGTCCCCGAGGCGTTGCTCGCCCCCGATCCAGGACTCCTGACGGGCACCGTGGTGGGCCCCGAGCGCAGTGAGATCCACACCGAGGAGGGGGGCCGCATCAAGGTCCAGCTCCACTTCGCCCGGCCCCAGGACCACGACGGAGCGGGGGCCTCGGGCACCGAGGCCGACAGCGTCTGGCTGCGGGTGCTGCAGTTCGGATCCTCCAGGGGGGTCGGCAGCCACTTCATCCCCCGGGTGGGGGACGAGGTCCTCGTGGGCCCCCTGAACCAGGACCCGGATCACCTGGTGGTGATGGGCATTCTGCCCGGGGGGATCCGCCAGCCTGGGCGCTTCAGCGAGGTCTCCAGCCTGCCTGCGGACTGCGCGCTCTCCGGGTATCGCAGCCAGGAGCACGGGGGCCATCGCGGCAACCAGCTCCTCTTTGACGACACGCCCAAGGAGCTGCGCACCCAGCTGGCCAGCGACCACGCCAGGAGCGAGCTCAATCTGGGCTGGATCACCGCCCCCCGGCAGGGCGGCCAGGCCAGTCCCCGGGGGAAGGGCTTCGAGCTGCGCAGCGAGGCCTACGGCGCCCTGCGGGCCCCCAGGGGCCTGCTGCTGAGCACCGAGGGCGGCAGCCAGGTCCTGGACGCCCAGGGCCTCCTGGGCCAGCTGGGCAGCGCCCAGTCCCTGGCGGAATCCATAGGCCAAGTGGCCACCAATCACCAGATGCACCCCCTGGGGACCCTGGAGGCGGGCAAGGCCGCCCAGGAGGCCCTGGCCCAGAAACAGGGCGAAGTCCCGGCCTTCGGGGCTCCGATTCTGGCTCTGAGCAGCCCCGGCGGCATCGTCAGCGGCACCCCCGAGAGCCAGCACCAGAGCGCCGGGAAGGAGCTGCGCCTGGAGAGCGGGCTGGACAGCGCCTGGGTGGTGGGGCGGCGCCTCGTCATGGCGGTGCGGGAGGCCTTCGGCGTGTTTGTCGAGAAGGCGGGTCTCAAGCTCACCGCAGGCAAGGGCAACGTGGAGCTGAGCGCCCACGAAGGCCAGATGAGCCTGGCGGCGGAGCAGGAGGTCAAGATCCTGAGCACCGACAAGGGCGTGGAGATCCTGGGGAAGGACCAGCTGCGCCTCTGCGCCGGGGGTGTCGAGATGCTCCTCAAAGACGGCAAGCTCACCCTCACCATGCCGGGGAACCTCGAGATCCACGCGGCCAGCCTTCAGAAGCTGGGACCTGGCAGCGTCGAAGCCAGCCTGCCTTCGCTGCCGAAGGGCGGGGAGATGGCCTTTGACGAGCAGTTCTGCCTGCTGGACAGGGAAAGTCAAGAGCCCTTGGTGAGCCAGAAATACCGAATCGAACTTGAGGACGGACGGGTCTTCCGGGGCACCACCGATGGGGAAGGGAAAACCATGCGCGTCCATACAGGTAACGAGGCCCTGGCAATGAATGTTGTCCTTGAATTCTGA
- a CDS encoding sigma-54-dependent Fis family transcriptional regulator, whose protein sequence is MAQSLRRQHHLTQVWEHFVRTGEVFPREAVRAEIFDAWERCRAWGLDPHAGRPEQRLSGGRLSSLLQEKADLIRIADPFMEKMHSFVSGTGSVVLLFSGKGILMKAVGDPETLRAASHINFEPGTSWTEREEGCNGVGTALMLGRPVQVEGREHFCRKFHAWTGSAAPIRNESGQITAVLEFMGPIDTSHLHTLGMVVAAVQAIENEGRIHQRNRELTMLNGHISGILQAASNAIIVLDSAGTIQQINPAGERLLSMSNHHATGLDLCSHTKQAAPLLQLLQSGVELQDQELELTVWDRPVHCVASGRPIFDEQGKRRGAVLSVHPVQSMRRLINRYSGSEATFRFENILGDGETLQKALEQARNVAADDSHVMLSGESGTGKEMFAQAIHNFSDREKGPFVAVNCGAIPRELLASELFGYQEGAFTGAQKGGRPGKFELASGGTLFLDEIGDMPLDQQVALLRVLQDRSVTRLGGERPIQVDVRIICATHKELRSEVQKGTFREDLFYRLHVMPIRLPALREHLEDIPLLLEAFLGRLRPGQPLEIAPEVIPALQAYRWPGNIREFQNVVERIAQTARGGPILLEHLPEEITQLPRPSRPAPPPAEPRSRDRRSLKAALDQEARTEIMGAIETHRGNISKVAESLGMARNTLYRKMAKLGI, encoded by the coding sequence ATGGCCCAGTCCCTCCGCCGCCAGCACCACCTGACCCAAGTCTGGGAACACTTCGTCCGCACAGGGGAGGTCTTCCCCCGGGAGGCGGTGCGGGCGGAGATCTTCGACGCCTGGGAGCGCTGCCGCGCCTGGGGTCTGGACCCCCATGCAGGTCGGCCCGAGCAGCGGCTCAGCGGGGGACGCCTGAGCAGCCTGCTCCAGGAGAAGGCCGACCTCATCCGCATCGCCGACCCCTTCATGGAGAAGATGCACAGCTTCGTCTCAGGAACCGGCTCCGTGGTGCTCCTCTTCTCCGGAAAGGGCATCCTCATGAAGGCGGTTGGCGATCCCGAGACCCTTCGGGCCGCCTCCCACATCAACTTCGAGCCCGGGACCAGCTGGACCGAGCGGGAGGAGGGATGCAACGGCGTGGGGACAGCCCTCATGCTGGGTCGCCCCGTCCAGGTGGAAGGCCGCGAGCACTTCTGCCGCAAGTTCCACGCCTGGACGGGTTCGGCGGCTCCCATACGGAACGAATCCGGCCAAATCACGGCGGTCCTGGAGTTCATGGGCCCCATCGACACCTCCCATCTCCACACCCTGGGCATGGTGGTGGCCGCAGTCCAGGCCATCGAGAACGAGGGACGCATCCACCAGCGAAACCGCGAGCTGACCATGCTTAACGGCCACATCTCGGGCATCCTCCAGGCCGCCAGCAACGCGATCATCGTCCTGGACTCCGCTGGGACGATCCAGCAGATCAACCCAGCCGGTGAGCGCCTCCTCTCCATGTCCAACCACCACGCCACGGGCCTGGACCTCTGCAGTCACACCAAGCAGGCGGCCCCGCTGCTGCAACTGCTCCAAAGCGGCGTCGAACTCCAGGACCAGGAGCTGGAACTGACGGTCTGGGACCGCCCTGTCCACTGCGTCGCCAGCGGGCGCCCCATCTTCGACGAGCAAGGCAAGCGCCGGGGTGCCGTGCTCTCCGTGCATCCGGTCCAGAGCATGCGCAGATTGATCAACCGCTACAGCGGCTCGGAGGCCACCTTCCGCTTCGAGAACATCCTGGGCGATGGCGAGACCCTGCAGAAGGCCCTGGAGCAGGCGCGGAACGTAGCGGCGGATGACAGCCACGTCATGCTCTCGGGTGAGAGTGGCACCGGCAAGGAGATGTTCGCCCAGGCCATCCACAACTTCTCGGACCGGGAGAAGGGACCCTTCGTGGCGGTGAACTGCGGGGCCATCCCCCGGGAACTCCTGGCCAGTGAGCTCTTCGGCTACCAGGAAGGGGCCTTCACCGGGGCCCAGAAGGGAGGGCGCCCCGGCAAGTTCGAGTTGGCCTCGGGAGGCACCCTCTTCCTGGACGAGATCGGCGACATGCCCCTGGACCAGCAGGTAGCCCTGCTCCGGGTGCTCCAGGACCGCTCCGTGACGCGCCTGGGGGGCGAGCGCCCCATCCAGGTTGATGTGCGTATCATCTGCGCCACCCACAAGGAGCTGCGTTCCGAGGTCCAGAAGGGCACCTTCCGCGAGGACCTCTTCTACCGCCTCCATGTCATGCCCATCCGGCTCCCCGCCCTGCGGGAGCACCTGGAGGACATCCCCCTGCTTCTGGAGGCATTCCTGGGCAGGCTCCGCCCGGGACAACCCCTGGAGATCGCCCCGGAGGTGATCCCGGCCCTCCAGGCCTACCGCTGGCCCGGCAATATCCGGGAGTTCCAGAACGTGGTGGAGCGCATCGCCCAGACCGCGCGGGGCGGCCCCATCCTCCTCGAACACCTCCCCGAGGAGATCACCCAGCTCCCCCGCCCCTCCCGCCCTGCCCCGCCCCCCGCGGAACCCCGCAGCCGGGACCGGAGATCCCTGAAGGCGGCCCTAGACCAGGAGGCCCGCACCGAGATCATGGGAGCCATCGAAACCCACCGCGGCAACATCTCCAAGGTCGCCGAATCCCTGGGCATGGCCCGGAACACCCTGTACCGGAAGATGGCGAAGCTGGGGATCTGA
- a CDS encoding NADH-ubiquinone oxidoreductase-F iron-sulfur binding region domain-containing protein yields the protein MSSPVTDFFKSLKARALNDLAARRQPGRVVVQIGSATCEHAAGSLEVQDEFLKHIQSSGADDIEIHRTGCTGRCSKEPIVGVFMPGQAPVKYERVNRELVHRIFTQHIQKGQPLEESALDDSLLAPAPKADKGDVSRAFTTMYGDVAFFDAQNRIAMRNSGVLDPESLEEYLSLEGFQALATVLAKSDPEWVINEVLKARLRGRGGGGFMTGQKWKFASQNEEKIRYIICNADEGDPGAFMDRGMLESDPFSVVEGMVLGAYAIQACKGFFYIRAEYPLAIQRIQNAIDLCRKAGLLGKDIMGSGWAFDLEIRLGAGAFVCGEETALIRSIEGERGQPKVRPPFPTTRGLWGKPTCINNVETFANITAIINHGGEWFAGVGTEESGGTKVFALAGKVKHTGLVEVPLGTSLKEVVFGIGGGVQDDKALKAIQTGGPAGGFIPASMETLPVDFGPLAKEGSIMGSGGMIVLSEEDCIVDISKFYLSFTQEESCGKCAPCREGTTRMLEILERITGGTAVVEDLDKLERLARLCQRTALCGLGRAAPNPILSSLKHFRDEYLEHIVDKTCRAKKCVAMIRYEIQAEACIGCTACVRNCPVNCISGNRKEPHTIDQDRCIKCGQCFDLCRFSAIVRK from the coding sequence ATGTCAAGCCCCGTGACAGACTTCTTCAAATCGCTGAAGGCCCGCGCCCTCAACGACCTGGCGGCCCGTCGCCAGCCGGGTCGGGTGGTGGTGCAGATCGGATCGGCCACCTGCGAACACGCTGCGGGCTCCCTGGAGGTCCAGGACGAGTTTCTCAAGCACATCCAGTCCTCGGGCGCGGATGACATCGAGATCCATCGGACAGGCTGTACCGGCCGCTGCAGCAAGGAGCCCATCGTGGGGGTCTTCATGCCCGGCCAGGCCCCCGTCAAATACGAGCGGGTGAACCGTGAACTGGTGCACCGGATCTTCACCCAGCACATCCAGAAGGGGCAGCCCCTGGAGGAAAGTGCTCTCGATGACTCTCTGCTGGCACCGGCCCCCAAGGCGGACAAGGGGGATGTCTCCCGTGCTTTCACCACGATGTATGGTGATGTGGCCTTCTTTGACGCCCAGAACCGCATCGCCATGCGCAACAGCGGTGTCCTGGATCCCGAGAGCCTGGAGGAATACCTCTCCCTGGAGGGCTTTCAGGCTTTGGCCACGGTGCTGGCCAAGAGCGATCCCGAGTGGGTCATCAACGAAGTCCTCAAGGCCAGGCTCCGGGGCCGGGGTGGTGGCGGCTTCATGACCGGGCAGAAGTGGAAGTTCGCCTCCCAGAACGAGGAGAAGATCCGCTACATCATCTGCAATGCCGATGAGGGCGATCCCGGTGCCTTCATGGACCGCGGCATGCTCGAGTCGGATCCCTTCAGTGTGGTGGAGGGCATGGTCCTGGGGGCCTACGCCATTCAGGCCTGCAAGGGCTTCTTCTACATCCGCGCCGAATACCCCCTGGCCATCCAGCGCATCCAGAACGCCATCGACCTCTGCCGCAAGGCCGGGCTCCTGGGCAAGGACATCATGGGCTCCGGCTGGGCCTTCGACCTCGAGATCCGCCTGGGGGCCGGTGCCTTCGTCTGTGGCGAAGAAACCGCCCTGATTCGCTCCATCGAAGGGGAGCGCGGCCAGCCCAAGGTCCGTCCCCCCTTCCCGACGACCCGGGGCCTGTGGGGCAAGCCCACCTGCATCAACAACGTGGAGACCTTCGCCAACATCACCGCCATCATCAACCACGGTGGCGAGTGGTTCGCCGGGGTCGGCACCGAGGAGAGCGGCGGTACCAAGGTTTTCGCCCTGGCGGGCAAGGTCAAGCATACTGGTCTGGTGGAGGTGCCCCTGGGGACCTCCCTCAAAGAGGTGGTCTTCGGCATCGGAGGCGGCGTCCAGGACGACAAGGCCCTGAAGGCCATCCAGACCGGCGGTCCTGCGGGCGGCTTCATCCCCGCCTCCATGGAGACCCTGCCCGTGGATTTCGGTCCCCTGGCCAAGGAAGGCTCCATCATGGGCTCCGGCGGCATGATCGTCCTCTCCGAGGAGGACTGCATCGTCGACATCTCCAAGTTCTACCTTTCCTTCACCCAGGAGGAGAGCTGTGGCAAGTGCGCCCCCTGCCGGGAGGGCACGACCCGCATGCTGGAGATCCTGGAGCGCATCACCGGCGGCACCGCCGTGGTGGAGGACCTGGACAAGCTGGAGCGCCTGGCCAGGCTCTGCCAGCGCACCGCCCTCTGCGGTCTCGGCCGCGCCGCTCCCAACCCGATCCTCAGTTCCCTGAAGCATTTCCGGGATGAGTATCTTGAGCACATCGTGGACAAGACCTGCCGGGCCAAGAAGTGTGTGGCCATGATCCGCTATGAAATCCAGGCCGAGGCCTGCATCGGCTGCACCGCGTGTGTGCGCAACTGCCCCGTCAACTGCATCAGCGGCAATCGCAAGGAGCCCCACACCATCGACCAGGATCGCTGCATCAAGTGCGGGCAGTGCTTCGATCTCTGCCGCTTCAGCGCCATCGTGCGCAAGTAG
- a CDS encoding NADH-dependent [FeFe] hydrogenase, group A6, with amino-acid sequence MTNKTIHLTIDGVQLEVPAGTTVMKAAEKLGIHIPRLCYHPNLSLEGACRVCVVQVKGFGHFQTSCSQEVWEGMEVQTNSPEIRQARRDIVELLLDNHPQDCQTCDRDGNCELQRLAYQLGVRERLFAGKKKEVKTDASSKSLIRNPSKCILCGRCVRVCAEVQGVGNLSQHGRGFHTEVGPASLCKMDDSVCIQCGQCVAVCPTAALVEQDHTERVWGALAAEGKHVVVQVAPAIRATLGELFGLPIGTPVTGKLVTALRRLGFDEIFDTNFGADLTIMEEATEFLGRVAKGENLPLLTSCSPGWVSFLEKFYPEMIPYTSSCKSPMQMTSTLIKTYYAEKKGWAPKDIYVVAVMPCVAKKYEAGRPEHVIDGMPTTDAVLTTRELGWMIKSYGIDFVGLPEGEFDRPLGISSGAADIFGATGGVMEAALRTAAVKLTGEELGPLEFQEVRGVTGIKEATIRVGGQEISIAVSNGLSNAKKLLDAIKSGEKTYHLVEIMACPGGCIMGGGQPYPPVHQDPMDPEISRLRAKALYSIDAQKQLRRSHENPAIEHLYTEFLGEPNGEKAHQLLHTAYQARNPRGIR; translated from the coding sequence ATGACCAACAAGACGATCCATCTGACCATCGACGGGGTGCAGCTCGAGGTCCCGGCGGGCACCACCGTCATGAAGGCTGCCGAGAAGCTCGGCATCCACATCCCCCGCCTCTGCTACCACCCCAACCTGAGCCTGGAGGGCGCCTGCCGCGTCTGTGTGGTGCAGGTGAAGGGCTTCGGCCACTTCCAGACCTCCTGCAGCCAGGAGGTCTGGGAGGGCATGGAGGTGCAGACCAACAGCCCCGAGATCCGCCAGGCCCGCCGCGACATCGTGGAGCTTCTCCTCGACAACCATCCCCAGGACTGCCAGACCTGTGATCGGGACGGCAACTGTGAGCTTCAGCGCCTTGCCTATCAGCTGGGGGTCCGTGAGCGCCTCTTCGCCGGGAAGAAGAAGGAGGTCAAGACCGACGCCAGCAGCAAGTCCCTCATACGCAATCCCTCCAAGTGCATCCTCTGCGGCCGTTGTGTGCGCGTCTGCGCCGAGGTCCAGGGTGTGGGCAACCTGAGCCAGCATGGCCGCGGCTTCCACACCGAAGTGGGTCCTGCCAGCCTCTGCAAGATGGATGACTCCGTCTGCATCCAGTGTGGCCAGTGTGTGGCCGTGTGCCCCACCGCCGCCCTGGTGGAGCAGGACCACACCGAGCGGGTCTGGGGAGCCCTGGCTGCCGAAGGCAAGCATGTGGTGGTCCAGGTGGCTCCCGCCATCCGCGCCACCCTGGGCGAGCTCTTCGGGCTGCCCATCGGCACCCCCGTCACCGGCAAGCTCGTCACAGCCCTGCGCCGCCTGGGCTTCGATGAGATCTTCGACACCAACTTCGGGGCGGACCTCACCATCATGGAAGAGGCCACGGAGTTCCTGGGCCGGGTGGCCAAGGGGGAGAACCTGCCCCTGCTGACCTCCTGCAGCCCCGGCTGGGTCAGCTTCCTCGAGAAGTTCTATCCCGAGATGATCCCCTACACCTCCAGCTGCAAGTCCCCCATGCAGATGACCAGCACCCTCATCAAGACTTACTACGCGGAGAAGAAGGGCTGGGCTCCCAAGGACATCTACGTGGTGGCGGTCATGCCCTGCGTGGCCAAGAAATACGAGGCCGGCCGCCCCGAGCATGTGATTGACGGGATGCCCACCACCGATGCCGTGCTCACCACCCGGGAGCTGGGCTGGATGATCAAGTCCTATGGCATCGACTTCGTGGGTCTGCCCGAGGGTGAGTTCGACCGCCCCCTGGGCATCTCCTCCGGGGCTGCCGATATCTTCGGCGCCACGGGGGGCGTCATGGAGGCGGCTCTTCGTACCGCTGCCGTGAAGCTCACCGGTGAGGAGCTGGGTCCCCTGGAGTTCCAGGAGGTCCGGGGCGTCACCGGCATCAAGGAGGCCACGATCAGAGTGGGTGGCCAGGAGATCAGCATCGCCGTCAGCAACGGGCTCAGCAACGCCAAGAAGCTCCTGGATGCCATCAAGTCCGGGGAGAAGACCTATCACCTGGTGGAGATCATGGCCTGCCCCGGGGGCTGCATCATGGGCGGTGGCCAGCCTTATCCCCCCGTCCACCAGGACCCCATGGATCCCGAGATCTCCAGGCTTCGCGCCAAGGCTCTCTACAGCATCGACGCCCAGAAGCAGCTGCGCCGCTCCCACGAGAATCCGGCCATCGAACACCTCTATACCGAGTTCCTCGGGGAACCGAATGGAGAAAAAGCCCATCAACTCCTGCATACTGCCTATCAGGCCCGCAATCCCAGGGGGATCCGGTGA
- the nuoE gene encoding NADH-quinone oxidoreductase subunit NuoE produces MNHQTANTDNWEAVRSACLEVLPANIVEFIEQNRDLEHSEGQLIAVLHMVQNHFGYLAQDTMHAVAQLAQIPLAKVTGVATFYHYFRLQPRGKHMISVCLGTACYVKGAEKVSQRLMDELGIHFGETTRDGMFSLDSTRCLGTCGLAPVVMVDNQVYGPLTPTDVSVLLAKYVKKDKGE; encoded by the coding sequence GTGAATCACCAGACTGCGAACACTGACAATTGGGAAGCCGTCCGTTCGGCCTGCCTCGAGGTTCTTCCGGCGAATATCGTCGAGTTCATCGAGCAGAACCGCGACCTGGAGCACTCCGAGGGCCAGCTCATCGCCGTGCTCCATATGGTCCAGAACCACTTCGGCTATCTGGCCCAGGACACCATGCATGCCGTGGCCCAGCTGGCCCAGATCCCCCTGGCCAAGGTCACGGGGGTGGCAACCTTCTACCACTACTTCCGCCTGCAGCCCCGGGGCAAGCACATGATCAGCGTGTGCCTGGGCACCGCCTGCTACGTGAAGGGTGCCGAGAAGGTCAGCCAGCGTCTCATGGACGAGCTGGGCATCCACTTCGGCGAGACCACCCGGGATGGCATGTTCTCCCTGGACAGCACCCGCTGCCTGGGCACCTGCGGCCTTGCCCCCGTGGTCATGGTGGACAACCAGGTCTACGGCCCCCTGACCCCCACGGATGTCTCGGTGCTGCTGGCCAAGTACGTCAAGAAGGACAAGGGCGAGTAG
- the asnB gene encoding asparagine synthase B: MCGILTILNIDPARSNPNELRKVALAMGRKIRHRGPDWSGIWACDRAILVHERLSIVDVEHGAQPLLDTCNGNVLAVNGEIYNHKDLRAQLQESHDFQTNSDCEPILYLYDEFKPKDFLNRMNGIFAFVLYDPKRDTFLIARDPIGVIPLYVGWDRLENMYVSSEMKALVGHCERIQEFPAGHYFLGHEADKGFQSYYEPKWAEPGFYPSTPYDPAVLQEALEAAVKRQLMCDVPYGLLISGGVDSSVIAAIAAKYSQGRVEEDGQSPSWWPRMHSFAVGLKGAPDFAPARKVAEYIGSVHHEITFTVQEGLDALSDVIYHLETFDITTVRASTPMYLLMRKIHSFGIKMVLSGEGADEIFGGYLYFHKAPDGRELHDETVRKLKKLHLYDCLRANKTSAAWGVEARVPFLDREFLDVAMMMDPAAKLPRNADYPRPIEKFPLRKAFDGYIPSDVLWRQKEQFSDGVGYSWIDSLKAYAEQEISDGMMGGAAQRFPVKTPETKEAYLYRQLFEQHFPSATAVNCVPHEKSVACSTPIALAWDESFKNMVDPSGRAVAGVHDEAYQAK; the protein is encoded by the coding sequence ATGTGCGGCATCCTGACCATTCTGAACATCGACCCCGCACGGTCCAATCCCAATGAGCTCCGCAAGGTGGCCCTGGCCATGGGCCGGAAGATCCGGCATCGCGGTCCCGATTGGAGCGGCATCTGGGCCTGTGATCGGGCGATCCTGGTGCACGAGCGGCTCTCCATCGTCGACGTGGAGCACGGCGCCCAGCCCCTGCTGGACACCTGCAATGGCAATGTCCTGGCGGTGAACGGCGAGATCTACAACCACAAGGACCTTCGGGCTCAGTTGCAGGAATCCCACGACTTCCAGACCAACTCCGACTGTGAGCCCATCCTCTACCTCTACGATGAGTTCAAGCCCAAGGACTTCCTGAACCGGATGAACGGCATCTTCGCCTTCGTTCTATACGACCCCAAGCGCGACACCTTCCTCATCGCCCGCGACCCCATCGGGGTGATCCCCCTCTATGTGGGCTGGGACCGCCTGGAGAACATGTACGTCTCCTCGGAGATGAAGGCCCTGGTGGGCCACTGTGAGCGCATCCAGGAGTTCCCCGCCGGACACTACTTCCTGGGTCACGAGGCCGACAAGGGCTTCCAGAGCTATTACGAGCCCAAGTGGGCCGAGCCTGGCTTCTACCCCAGCACCCCCTACGATCCTGCGGTGCTCCAGGAGGCCCTGGAGGCCGCCGTCAAGCGCCAGCTCATGTGCGATGTGCCCTACGGCCTCCTCATCTCCGGTGGCGTGGACAGCAGTGTCATCGCGGCCATCGCCGCCAAGTACAGCCAGGGGCGGGTGGAGGAGGATGGTCAGAGCCCCTCTTGGTGGCCCCGCATGCACAGCTTCGCCGTGGGCCTCAAGGGCGCTCCGGACTTCGCTCCCGCCCGCAAGGTGGCTGAGTACATCGGCTCCGTGCACCACGAGATCACCTTCACGGTGCAGGAGGGCCTGGATGCCCTCTCCGATGTCATCTACCACCTGGAGACCTTCGATATCACCACCGTGCGGGCCTCCACGCCCATGTATCTCCTGATGCGGAAGATCCACTCCTTCGGCATCAAGATGGTGCTCTCCGGTGAGGGCGCCGACGAGATCTTCGGCGGCTACCTCTACTTCCACAAGGCCCCCGATGGCCGGGAACTGCACGACGAGACCGTGCGCAAACTGAAGAAACTGCACCTCTACGACTGCCTGCGCGCCAACAAGACCAGTGCCGCCTGGGGTGTGGAGGCCCGGGTGCCCTTCCTGGACCGGGAGTTCCTGGATGTGGCCATGATGATGGATCCCGCCGCCAAGCTCCCCCGCAATGCCGACTACCCCCGTCCCATCGAGAAGTTCCCCCTGCGCAAGGCCTTCGACGGCTACATCCCCAGCGATGTGCTGTGGCGCCAGAAGGAGCAGTTCTCCGACGGCGTGGGCTACTCCTGGATCGACTCCCTCAAGGCCTATGCCGAGCAGGAGATCAGCGATGGCATGATGGGCGGCGCTGCCCAGCGCTTCCCCGTCAAGACCCCCGAGACCAAGGAGGCCTACCTCTACCGGCAGCTCTTCGAGCAGCACTTCCCCAGCGCCACCGCCGTGAACTGCGTGCCCCACGAGAAGAGCGTGGCCTGCAGCACCCCCATAGCCCTTGCCTGGGACGAGTCCTTCAAGAACATGGTGGACCCCTCCGGCCGTGCCGTGGCCGGGGTGCACGATGAGGCCTACCAGGCCAAGTAG